In the genome of Gadus morhua chromosome 12, gadMor3.0, whole genome shotgun sequence, one region contains:
- the LOC115555453 gene encoding uncharacterized protein LOC115555453 has translation MPTDSNCGAGGESVKQQQGPRGNLQDIRLNRPILADQTNVLTSGSFVPIEANVIQRPSGTNRLAKKKNLKRSAGIGGAIPCSPQAIEQLQIPYKKARKDATHGGLAPENFTHVIQAVINPQIAPHGAAWTDSNHQVIADVEVRVSAAPTETVAVQPDGTIQHVYGDPQCAPPAGLTVNDWPGLDDILDASWNSSLLEHSDFTPALWVDSPATSVEATTSAEPVQHHQPAGPASGSLHAIQAPICDSPCIVSPIAHEVAVLRLPAGPAIADGEYWAVPQDAKWRKEFADKLAVLTATVAVNSSAIDRQIKRGDSRYQALEEQTKQSFSAIRLENARDRMIAKSPNTETSNGLAIVDLQRKHFAAAVAVRGNTQGIAKISSVEALRASKTARKLWLMESTCKANLDAYRALCTEMSVMSDTVAKLSLNAII, from the exons atgccgactgact CGAATTGCGGTGCCGGAGGCGAGAGcgtgaaacagcagcagggtccacgtggaa ATTTGCAGGATATTCGGCTCAACAGACCGATTCtagcagaccagactaatgtgctgacaagcggtagttttg TACCTATCGAGGCCAATGTCATTCAGCGCCCCTCCGGAACAAATCGACTGGCCAAGAAGAAGAATTTGAAAAGATCGGCGGGAATAGGCGGGGCTATACCCTGCTCACCGCAGGCCATAGAACAGCTacaaattccttataaaaaggcccGCAAGGACGCCACCCACGGCGGTCTAGCTCCGGAGAATTTTACCCATGTTATTCAGGCCGTTATAAATCCGCAAATCGCGCCACATGGAGCGGCATGGACTGATTCCAACCACCAAGTGATTGCGGACGTGGAGGTGCGTGTGTCGGCGGCGCCTACAGAGACAGTCGCCGTGCAACCGGATGGGACTATACAACACG TCTATGGAGATCCCCAGTGTGCGCCACCAGCAGGGCTGACCGTCAATGATTGGCCTGGTCTTGACGACATCCTGGACGCGTCCTGGAATTCATCGCTGCTGGAACATAGCGACTTCACTCCAGCTCTGTGGGTCGACTCTCCAGCTACATCCGTAGAGGCTACCACCAGTGCAgagcctgtacaacaccaccagcctgcaGGCCCTGCATCTGGATCCCTACACGCCATTCAAGCCCCTATCTGCGACTCTCCGTGTATCGTGAGTCCCATCGCTCATGAGGTAGCGGTGCTGCGGCTACCAGCCGGTCCCGCAATTGCTGATGGTGAATACTGGGCTGTGCCGCAAGATGCTAAATGGCGTAAAGaatttgctgataaattagccgtGTTAACTGCAACGGTGGCTGTAAACTCCTCAGCCATTGATCGTCAGATTAAACGTGGTGACAGTAGATATCAGGCTCTCGAAGAGCAGACGAAGCAGTCCTTCAGCGCTATCAGGCTCGAAAATGCGCGTGATCGGATGATTGCTAAATCCCCAAACACTGAAACCAGTAATGGACTTGCAATTGTGGACCTTCAACGTAAGCATTTTGCGGCCGCGGTAGCTGTGCGAGGCAACACGCAGGGCATAGCGAAAATTAGCTCAGTAGAGGCGTTAAGAGCTTCTAAAACCGCTCGAAAATTATGGTTAATGGAATCTACTTGCAAAGCTAACCTGGATGCCTATAGGGCATTGTGTACCGAGATGTCTGTGATGAGTGACACAGTAGCAAAGCTCTCGTTGAatgctattatttga